The following is a genomic window from Pectobacterium carotovorum.
GACTGAACGTCAAAGTTGGCGACAGTATCACGCTGGTGGGTGACGGCGGGAAGCAGCGCTTGCAGATTAAAGGCATCGTGGAATCCGGCGATGCGACGGACAACATGCTGATCGTCAATCTGGAGTTGGCGCAGAAGTGGCTGGATAAAGAAGGCGCGATCAGTAATGCGCTGCTGAGCGTCAGCAACGATCTGGGACAGGTTGATCGCTTCGCCGCCCAACTCCAGCAGCAGTATCCGCAGTTGGAGATCCGTCCGATCCTGAAAGTGTCGGCGTCGGAAGGTCAGGTGCTGAATAAAATCAAAGGGCTGATGGGGCTGGTATCGGCGGTGATCCTTGTGCTGTCTTCGCTGTGTGTAAACACCACGTTGATGGCAATTGTCGGGGAACGCGCGCGCGAATTTGCGCTACAGAAAGCGCTGGGCGCGAGCGGGCGAGACATCATTCGGCAGATGCTGGCGGAAACCGGCATCATCGCGCTGGCGGCCGTGGTGTGCGGTTCGCTGCTAGGCTATTTGCTGGCTCAGGTGCTGGGGATGGCCGTCTTCAACGCAACAATTTCGCTGCGTTTACCGGTATTCCCGCTCACGTTGGGGCTATCCTTGCTGGTTGCTGCGGTCGCGGCGGTGGTTCCTACCCGGCGGGCGATTTATGTTGAACCGGCCAAAGTCTTGAAAGGAGAGTAGGTCGATGTCTGTAGAGGTGAACGTGCAGGAAAGGGCACAGGCCGCGGAGGCGGTGATTGAAACTCGCCAGCTCTATAAACGCTTTGGTCAGGTTACCGCGCTGGAGAACATCAATATTCGCATCGCGCGCGGCGAGTTTGTCGCCATCATGGGCGCGTCCGGTTCGGGTAAAACCACGCTGATGAATATTCTCACCTGTCTGGATACGGTGAGCGAAGGGCAGGTACTGCTGGATGGCGTCGATGCGGCCGCGCTGGATGAGGAAGGGCGGCGTCAGTTTCGTGCCGATAAGATTGGGTTGGTCTTTCAGCAGTTCCACCTGATTCCGTTTTTGACCGCGCTGGAGAACGTGATGCTGGCGCAGCATTACCACAGCGTGGTGGATGAAGCGGCAGCGCAGCGCGTGCTGGAGCAGGTTGGTCTGGTGCATCGCGTGAATCATTTACCGAGCCAGCTTTCCGGCGGTGAACAGCAGCGTGTGTGTATTGCCCGTGCGTTGGTGAATGAACCTCCCGTGATTTTCGCCGATGAACCGACGGGAAATCTGGATGAAGAGAACGAACGGCGGGTGCTGGATCTGCTGCAAGATCTGCATCGGCAGGGGCGCACTATCGTGATGGTGACGCACAATCCTGAGCTGGGGCGGTTTGCTGACCGTATTATCCGCCTGCAACACGGCAAGTATTTTGGTGAAGAGGTGAATCATCATGAAATGGCGTAACGGGATTACCGCACTCTGTCTGCTGGGCGTAATAGCGCTGAGCGGCTGTAAGGAAGAACAGGTTAGCGTTG
Proteins encoded in this region:
- a CDS encoding ABC transporter ATP-binding protein, with product MSVEVNVQERAQAAEAVIETRQLYKRFGQVTALENINIRIARGEFVAIMGASGSGKTTLMNILTCLDTVSEGQVLLDGVDAAALDEEGRRQFRADKIGLVFQQFHLIPFLTALENVMLAQHYHSVVDEAAAQRVLEQVGLVHRVNHLPSQLSGGEQQRVCIARALVNEPPVIFADEPTGNLDEENERRVLDLLQDLHRQGRTIVMVTHNPELGRFADRIIRLQHGKYFGEEVNHHEMA
- a CDS encoding ABC transporter permease gives rise to the protein MGANGWMNSMFWRLVFRALRLRMQRVSVVFAALMVGAAIVTAMSAVYFDINAKMSQELRTFGANFYIGPARGNTIPQSTFQPIIDNAPAGLINASSPYLYGMARTELEKVVLMGVWFESLRQLAPYWQVTGNWIGVSFDDRNAMIGVKLAERLNVKVGDSITLVGDGGKQRLQIKGIVESGDATDNMLIVNLELAQKWLDKEGAISNALLSVSNDLGQVDRFAAQLQQQYPQLEIRPILKVSASEGQVLNKIKGLMGLVSAVILVLSSLCVNTTLMAIVGERAREFALQKALGASGRDIIRQMLAETGIIALAAVVCGSLLGYLLAQVLGMAVFNATISLRLPVFPLTLGLSLLVAAVAAVVPTRRAIYVEPAKVLKGE